ACCTCCATTGTACGCTTAATGAGATTGTGGAGGAGGATACAGGCTGTGACGATTTACATTGAGTCCTAATGGGGTAGAAAGAATAAGATCTCAAAATTCCCCATCTCATCTTCAGCACCTCAAAGCATCTCTCCGCAACATTTCGTGCTTTGGAGTGCTTCATGTTGAAGTACTCCTCCCGGCTCTGGGGCATGTGTCCTTGCCTCCAAATATTAATGTGGTATCGTTGACCCCTGTAAGGTGCTAATATTCCTGGCCCATTAGTGTATCCGGCATCAGCAAGGTAGTAATGACCTACAAATGATATTAGTTGCGTTACATGAGTATGTTTACATGTATGGGGAGGGATGTTCACTAATGGAAAGGTTTTCAAGTCACATACCGTGTGGAATTTTCAACCCGTGAGGCCTTATCAAGGCATTCTCGAGCACTCTTGAGTCTGTGGCAGAGCCTTCCAAACCAGACAACGCATATACAAATTGTAGGTTTCGACTACAAGCGCCTAACACATTTGTCGCGTAGTCACCCTTCTTTGACCTATAGCGTGCCTTGTGTTCGGTTGGAGGAAGGACAGGTATGAAAGTACCGTCTAAAGCCCTTAGACAATTCTACGAGAGACAAGAGAATTTTTATTATCATAGTTCATTTA
The sequence above is a segment of the Rhododendron vialii isolate Sample 1 chromosome 13a, ASM3025357v1 genome. Coding sequences within it:
- the LOC131313916 gene encoding uncharacterized protein LOC131313916, giving the protein MSCGIILSLFLPMNQMLGGSGLRALDGTFIPVLPPTEHKARYRSKKGDYATNVLGACSRNLQFVYALSGLEGSATDSRVLENALIRPHGLKIPHGHYYLADAGYTNGPGILAPYRGQRYHINIWRQGHMPQSREEYFNMKHSKARNVAERCFEVLKMRWGILRSYSFYPIRTQCKSSQPVSSSTISLSVQWRWIPLRLSTQHGSRRTYIMYHLMTTLELSKVQTNGPK